The proteins below are encoded in one region of Streptomyces sp. NBC_00490:
- a CDS encoding WhiB family transcriptional regulator gives MRHITTHDAPATGLRGIADTSWHTRAACHGMDVEDADAVFFPGPRDHEEIAEAKELCGWCPVRRECLDFALENVLKEGVWGGLTEAERRPLHDGLHQRLDYRRVTAFFQGRDVHLTEAERQVVIDHAYVRGWQPDRLAAALQISHKHARDLLRQAANKVLDRDRNYGVPRLKKKRKKTSKAKGTPAPAAPGTQQPAGRPAASPPTHALLGKAA, from the coding sequence TTGCGCCACATCACCACCCACGACGCGCCGGCCACCGGCCTGCGCGGCATCGCAGACACCAGCTGGCACACCCGCGCAGCGTGCCACGGCATGGACGTCGAAGACGCCGACGCCGTGTTCTTCCCCGGGCCCCGGGACCACGAGGAGATCGCAGAGGCGAAGGAGCTGTGCGGCTGGTGCCCCGTACGCCGCGAGTGCCTGGATTTCGCCCTGGAGAACGTCCTCAAGGAGGGCGTCTGGGGCGGCCTCACCGAAGCCGAGCGGCGCCCGCTGCACGACGGACTGCACCAGCGCCTGGACTACCGGCGCGTGACCGCCTTCTTCCAGGGACGCGACGTGCACCTGACCGAGGCCGAGCGGCAGGTCGTCATCGACCACGCCTACGTCCGGGGCTGGCAGCCCGACCGGCTCGCCGCCGCCCTGCAGATCAGCCACAAGCACGCCCGAGACCTGCTCCGGCAAGCCGCCAACAAGGTCCTCGACCGCGACCGTAATTACGGCGTGCCCCGCCTCAAGAAGAAGCGGAAGAAGACCTCCAAGGCCAAGGGCACCCCCGCGCCCGCAGCTCCCGGCACGCAGCAGCCGGCAGGCCGCCCGGCAGCGTCGCCCCCGACGCACGCCCTTCTCGGAAAGGCAGCATGA
- a CDS encoding zinc finger domain-containing protein gives MDRREIAALLAYIGRLDPRTIRTDQGEARDQLAQWHELLGDVPMATPYGWDVRVAARQHIRTSPYQILPADVARPWESYRRDRLARHSDPTPSVDPDDQAAWTAELAGTRRAVAAGTAQPAQARAITSGRDGVDPKLEARLREIGSCIPPAARAALAPYRPARAAREAAVAQGMPEALSVRCEWCLAQPGEPCRRRRIGPDGGARGTAPRATPHPGRLDLATAQQAQHAEQAQQPALA, from the coding sequence GTGGATCGCCGCGAAATCGCAGCCCTGCTGGCCTACATCGGCCGACTCGACCCCCGCACCATCCGCACCGACCAAGGCGAGGCGCGCGACCAGCTCGCCCAGTGGCACGAGCTGCTGGGCGACGTGCCGATGGCCACCCCGTACGGCTGGGACGTCCGCGTCGCTGCCCGCCAGCACATCCGCACCTCGCCGTACCAGATCCTGCCCGCGGACGTGGCCCGCCCCTGGGAGAGCTACCGGCGCGACCGCCTGGCGAGGCACTCCGATCCCACGCCGTCCGTCGACCCAGACGATCAGGCCGCCTGGACCGCAGAGCTGGCCGGCACCCGCCGCGCCGTCGCCGCTGGCACCGCCCAGCCCGCGCAGGCCCGAGCAATCACCAGCGGTCGCGACGGAGTCGACCCGAAGCTGGAGGCGCGGCTGCGGGAGATCGGCTCCTGCATACCGCCCGCCGCCCGAGCAGCCCTCGCGCCCTACCGACCCGCCCGCGCAGCCCGTGAGGCCGCTGTCGCGCAGGGAATGCCCGAGGCCCTGAGCGTGCGGTGCGAGTGGTGCCTGGCCCAGCCCGGCGAACCATGCCGCCGCCGAAGGATCGGCCCCGACGGCGGAGCCCGCGGAACCGCCCCGCGCGCCACCCCGCACCCCGGCCGCCTCGATCTCGCCACCGCCCAGCAGGCCCAACACGCCGAGCAGGCCCAGCAGCCCGCCCTGGCCTGA
- a CDS encoding helix-turn-helix domain-containing protein: protein MSSEAREWVWEHSSSRGAARLVLLSIADRVADEQCISWASLSSLAKRTRASVSTVREAVERLLLAGELEQLDDLVGPQRSTVYRMPLAAEVVAEAQREQQEQEDSDTAADEPAGPAKLRLSALRRYGIRPREVPESPARVRNPAVPETGRSRRKPAQRRTGHRHSDVPATGTQNRSEPDLNRRYSSSGAAVLPAAEWQVDSATHTWARQQGHLDRLGEQGLRAADTKWRAHRAGHAPRAAEAWAADWRSWVAREHAPSRPNLYAVPGKNTAVPGGMTRTEAHTAALLAALDEPTGTEG, encoded by the coding sequence ATGAGCAGCGAAGCCCGCGAGTGGGTGTGGGAGCACAGCTCCAGCCGAGGGGCCGCGCGCCTGGTCCTGCTGTCGATCGCTGACCGGGTGGCCGACGAGCAGTGCATCTCCTGGGCCTCGCTGTCCAGCCTGGCCAAGCGCACCCGTGCCTCGGTCTCCACGGTGCGCGAAGCCGTCGAGCGCCTGCTCCTGGCCGGCGAGCTGGAACAGCTCGATGACCTCGTAGGCCCGCAGCGCAGCACGGTCTACCGGATGCCTCTCGCCGCCGAAGTGGTCGCCGAGGCCCAGCGCGAGCAGCAGGAGCAGGAAGACAGCGATACAGCAGCAGACGAGCCCGCGGGCCCTGCGAAGCTTCGGCTCTCGGCTCTGCGGCGGTACGGAATCCGCCCGCGTGAGGTGCCGGAATCCCCCGCGAGGGTCCGGAATCCGGCAGTACCGGAAACCGGCAGGTCGAGGCGGAAACCGGCGCAGCGACGTACCGGCCACCGGCACAGCGATGTACCGGCTACCGGCACACAGAACCGTAGTGAACCTGATTTGAACCGGAGGTACAGCAGTAGTGGTGCTGCCGTCCTCCCGGCTGCCGAGTGGCAGGTCGACTCCGCCACCCACACCTGGGCCCGCCAGCAGGGACACCTCGATCGCCTCGGCGAGCAGGGCCTGCGGGCTGCCGACACGAAGTGGCGTGCACACCGGGCGGGCCATGCTCCGAGGGCGGCGGAAGCCTGGGCTGCCGACTGGCGCTCCTGGGTCGCCCGGGAGCACGCTCCCAGCCGACCGAACCTCTACGCCGTGCCCGGCAAGAACACCGCCGTACCGGGGGGCATGACGCGGACGGAGGCCCACACCGCCGCCCTGCTTGCCGCCCTCGACGAGCCGACCGGAACGGAGGGCTGA
- a CDS encoding XRE family transcriptional regulator yields the protein MTEGQVSPKGLMDRLNRLFDTVHPPDRGPYSNAEVAELMEKRGLGKLSGQYLWLLRTGQRDNPTKRHLEALAGFFGVDPAYWFDDAVAEKTVQELELLALLRDAKIKNVLLRLSDVSADGKDAVLGIVESVRKSEGLPPSTGA from the coding sequence GTGACCGAAGGTCAGGTGAGCCCCAAGGGGCTCATGGATCGCCTAAACCGCCTGTTCGACACTGTGCACCCGCCCGATCGCGGCCCTTACAGCAACGCTGAAGTGGCCGAACTGATGGAGAAGCGAGGGCTGGGCAAGCTGTCGGGGCAGTACCTGTGGCTCTTGCGGACCGGGCAGCGCGATAACCCGACGAAGCGTCATCTCGAAGCGCTCGCAGGGTTCTTCGGCGTGGATCCCGCCTATTGGTTCGACGATGCTGTCGCCGAAAAGACCGTGCAGGAACTTGAGTTGCTCGCGCTGCTTCGCGATGCGAAGATCAAGAACGTTCTTCTTCGCCTATCCGACGTCTCTGCAGACGGAAAGGATGCCGTCCTGGGGATCGTTGAGAGCGTACGAAAATCCGAGGGGTTGCCGCCCTCAACTGGCGCGTAA